The sequence CATGACAAACGGGTGCATTACACAAACAGCAGCAGTACCACCATTTCTGATGTTTCAGCACATCAATAATCTCACCGATCAAAAAACAAATCTGATCCTATAGAAAAACAGTAATTCGTATATTATGAAACATGTTTTATCATACTACACATGTTGAAATACAGTTCAGATGGctgaaaacataaacataaatactaacatttttttaTGCAGAAGAATATATTTTAGCACAAAGAATGTCAGCAAGCATCTCTTTAATGGTATGCACTTGTATTGGAACACCAAAGATGACTTGGTTGGTATAACTTCCAAGCTATCCATACTGAGAGAAGTCTTCAAATATTGGGCTAAAGGCCAAATCAGAACTAACATCCTTAAAATTTGGAAGGAAAACATGAATTATAAAACACAACTAACTTTTTAAAGTATGAGGCAAAATCATGTTGGCATGTAAAGGATACCATTCAAAACAACAGCCAAAGAATTAGAAACTGGGGATCAACAAACTATATCTAAAAACGATTCCTCCAATTCATATCTAACATAAAGAAAGAGTACCAACCTTGATGCACTGGTCAGCGTGAAGTTTGTTGAAAAAACGTGCATCACTAATGACATTAATGACTTTAAAGGTACCGCAATAACCCTGAGTACTAATCCTCtttgcttgaactttgaaaacaATTTCTTTTCCAATGAGTTGATGAAAAAATTGTGGATAGTACTGGTGCTCAATTCTCTGTCATAGATATTGAAAAGTGATCACTAATTAGCGGACGAAATTGAAGTATAAGAAATAGTTATTCATAGAGTATATAGCAATAAAATTTAAGTGGATAAACCATACATCCATTTCATCTTCTAACAACAAAAAGACATCAGAACAGGTTCTCCCTAATAGCTTAGTGACTGCACTGTCTAACAAGACAAACATTCCACAAGAAGTCCTGTCTTCAACAAGTATCTTAATCTTGTAACTATAACAAAGAAAGTAAATATGAGATTCACCTATTTGTGAGTCTAAGAAGAGGCTGATACATGAAGGCTACTTATATTATTGAATTAGAACACacgaaagaaaatttgtaactcATAAGCTCGATTTACCTGATCATAAAATGCTAGACCTCTCTGCTCCACAGCTGACAATGGAACACATTATCATCACCTACAATAGGATGACCGTAAACACAAAAAAAGACCCACCACTCTGGATCTTCAACAATCTCCTTAATTTTTCCAACCACAAAGAATTGTCCAtcctattaaaaaaaaattaatgaattgaATAGGTAAGGCATATCTACAATATTCAAAAATCAATTAACACGGGTATTTCCTACATAGCACTAAAAGATGTTAAAAAACTAATAGTGCGCACCTCATTGTTTCCCTTAAGATTATCAATAGTTCGTATTAGTTTCTAATCAAAAGATTCATCATCAATTACAGATACTAAATCCCCAACATCATTACTACGGAGTCTACTGAAATGGTGGCTTGCAATACCGTATCtatgtaaaaaaattaattaatattaggaTAAAAGAATTTCAGCAAGACAGTtatagagggagagagagagagagagagatcaggATTGATGGAAACCTGAGAAATATTGATCACATTTTAGAGACTGACTTtatctacaaatcacaaaagacAATAAGAAGAAATTAATTCATAAAGAAACTATTCattcgaaaaaaaatatttaaacaaaTCAAACTGAGACATGTCCAACATGGACAACTCTTCACCTCCATTGACTTTGATCTTGAAAGATTGCAGAATTACAGCAGGTGGTCTCTGATACCTTTTCAAACTATTCATGTCTATATGAGCAGAACAATCACCAACAAGATTGCAGGAGATTTTCTTTCTGGGTAATGATTATAGGAAAGGATGGACAACAATAGAATAATTCAATAGCagtaaaaaaacaagaaaaagaggcataAGGTAATTTAAAAAAAGGATCAGAAATAGAAAGATAATCGATACCCATCAACAAAAACTTCAAGGATCATAACTTTCAATATATTTCCATTACACTCAACATCCCTTCTCTTTTTCAATCCGCAAAGGACCCCGACAAAATCTGTTTAGTAAAATTATAGAAGACAAGATTAAACCCTCAGATAGAATACCATGAGACATTTCCTTGAATTCttattaatttcaatttaaaacaCCTTTATAATGGTTCATATTTGAAAAAGTGAAACTTACCTATTAAGTACTCATAATCAATGCGCTTTTGAAGAATCTGGTCCATAGAAGTTAGACTTAAACTAGGGTTAGGTATGACTGTACTTGAAGCTGCAACAACAAAGGTACTACACTTGAAAAGGATGCGAAACCGGTGTCTTGTAACCCTAACCAATCCACCATTAGGTATCACTTTAAAGTCGAAAATAATGAATACATCTCCTTCTTTTAACTTATGAATAAAAGTTGTGATCAAATCATCCTTAACAGTTGCTTGGATCTTGTGgtgctgaaaaataaaaaagaaaaaaatcatcTCAGCCTTTATAAATATTATACCATGACATATTACATGCTAAAAATTATCACatacacaattttaaaaaacagaATTTAGTTAACTAAAAAGTGAGTTATTGATAGAACatacacacacacaaacacacacacacacatattcaTCTGCTTATCCATCAAGACCATATGTAAGAGTTTCTGCATATTTTCATTAACAATCCTAGCATCTTCCCAAATGGTCAAGATCTTAGCCTCAATACTCCAAGCTTCCTTCCATGGAGAGATTTTCCCAAGAGCATCAATAGTAAGACTCATCTTATAATAAATAGTAGAGATGAAAGAATGtagatgaaaaaaataaaaagaaaaatcttgGCAACAGAAAACTGTGTTGGATCTGAGTCTTATCTCAATGGAAGGGAATGCAAAACAAGAAAGGCAAATAAGGAACAAGTGATAGCTTTTGAGAGATCAACACAATACTCCATCACCTCATCACTACTTATAGCAGAGAAATGAGCAAGCTTGTAAGGCAAAGCTTGTAAAATACGTTTCTCTTGAAGTCCTTGGatagattgattgattgattgattgacaTATGACATTTAATGTGTCCATACCTAATTAAATTACATATACTCATACCTCTATATATAGCTATGTCATATCAACCTATTTATGAATCTATATACatgtatctatctatctataaacAAACCATACCTATTGATTCATGCTATCTTTGACTATATAATTATACTGTTCCCCATCAATATGAGTAGTTAAATAGAACACATGATCTAGATTGacccaaataaaaataaaataaaagctagAAACTTTTATGAATCATGCCGAAGAGCTCAGCTGAAACTCCAAAAGAGCTGAAAAACAAAGTAAAAactacacaaaaaaaaaagataaatttgagaCCAACCCACACTAATTcaaattcaactaatcactttttTCCCCTTCGATAATTTTGTTTTTAACCTAACACAGAAATGAACACAAAAAAAGGGCATCCCTTTTTCAAATTCTTCGCTTTTAAAGATAGTAGAGCTCCCAATAACAACAGGCTTTGGAGATATTTCAATTGAAGAAATCTTGACATCCTAGTTTGATTCTTATCAGCATAGATTTTAATGACACCATTTTCTTCAGACCAAACAGGAAAAAAAATCTACAAAGGAGAAAGAAGTATGCTGTCCCAAGAGCCCCTGTGTAAACGGTATAGTCCCTTGCATGCTTCCCACTTGAATCCCTTGTTTCCTTCAGTACCCGAAAAAACTCACAAAGAAACGAAATCACCCAAAAAGTTGGTGAGCAAAATGAAAAAACCGATCACAATTGAACATAGTTTATACACAAATAGATCAGAAGAAAAATTATTTAACTTAACTTTCTTGCAAATTTTCTGACCCCATTTTCATTTTCAGTAGAACTGGGTTGCAATTTTAGATCCAAAACCAGCTGTATTCTCAATTGATCTCTTATACATCTTCATCTACCAACAGATTATAGTATAAAAATTAGTAAATTAGAATTCTATTTGAAACAAAAGCAAACAAATCATAAAAAATACGATGATGATACCAATACTGTTCTGAGAGGTCGTTCGAGACAAAAAAACGTCGATCGAAGTCGGTAACCTTGATGCACAATGTACAtagagagagaaaactaggataaTCCAAGAAAGGATCCAGAAACATGAATTGGATGGGATAAAGAAAACTGGGTTGACGGTGGTGACGGAAGAATCGGGATGACAACACCCACAGAGAAGATCAAGGCAGGAAGGCGAGAGTGGCAACAGCTAgcaaaaggagaaaagagaaaggTAGGGCTAAGGTCTCGGTAAAGAAGGAGAAAGTTACGAGGAACATGAGTTCTGATGTTTCAACCCATTCAGCAGCGAACAAGGTAAGTAAACCAAAATAAACCAAAACTGAACATTCCAACATTATTATAGTGGATAAGATTA is a genomic window of Arachis ipaensis cultivar K30076 chromosome B06, Araip1.1, whole genome shotgun sequence containing:
- the LOC110263542 gene encoding uncharacterized protein LOC110263542, with amino-acid sequence MCSSVIPPSAIPFTFSLTQPVFAFTESLTQPAFLMDLFEQLLPLSPSCLDLLCGCCHPDSSVTTVNPVFFIPSNSCFWILSWIILVFSLYVHCASRLPTSIDVFLSRTTSQNSIDEDV
- the LOC107647476 gene encoding uncharacterized protein LOC107647476, which codes for MSLTIDALGKISPWKEAWSIEAKILTIWEDARIVNENMQKLLHMVLMDKQMNMSSSTVIPNPSLSLTSMDQILQKRIDYEYLIDMNSLKRYQRPPAVILQSFKIKVNGGEELSMLDMSQYGIASHHFSRLRSNDVGDLVSDGQFFVVGKIKEIVEDPECYKIKILVEDRTSCGMFVLLDSAVTKLLGRTCSDVFLLLEDEMDRIEHQYYPQFFHQLIGKEIVFKVQAKRISTQGYCGTFKVINVISDARFFNKLHADQCIKDQICFLIGEIIDVLKHQKWWYCCCLCNAPVCHVGNVFYCYLCRVECVDAIRRYRIKIIVFHSNGSNIFILEDDESTDDYTIPNSMISQLMNKKIVFIVDPRPVEYELNISIHVVRAICDDIDIVKFLEDSTRDNQQQTVNHDFHARISSSQGSNLFGNHQPLTIREELRSAFGQCENTVEPVERMDKCSG